A region of Reichenbachiella carrageenanivorans DNA encodes the following proteins:
- a CDS encoding tetratricopeptide repeat protein yields MSLSKHLVVLFILTLSWQVSSAQGIIKRDALTSMDRGVEAMENGYYEAADQFFRDALSKMTKLPSNLAYYFGRNSYHLGKYKQAINWLNKYMELKGTTGQYYDEVSNYIELANEAFRKQREDEIDRTQKQLTTQGYFDCPSDYMHCPLCNGTGVLITPGKFGAVYQTCPYSGLSGKLTCDEYNQYLRGELEKKKVD; encoded by the coding sequence ATGTCGCTATCTAAGCACCTTGTTGTTTTATTTATCCTCACCCTGAGCTGGCAAGTATCTAGCGCACAAGGCATCATCAAACGTGATGCTCTCACGAGTATGGATCGGGGTGTGGAAGCCATGGAGAACGGCTATTACGAAGCGGCGGATCAGTTTTTCAGAGATGCGTTAAGCAAGATGACCAAGCTGCCCAGCAATCTGGCCTACTACTTTGGCCGAAACTCCTACCACCTAGGCAAATACAAACAGGCTATCAACTGGCTAAACAAATACATGGAACTGAAAGGCACCACAGGCCAGTATTACGACGAGGTAAGCAACTATATCGAGCTAGCTAATGAAGCTTTTCGCAAGCAACGAGAAGACGAAATAGACCGCACACAAAAACAGCTAACTACCCAGGGCTACTTCGACTGCCCCTCTGACTACATGCACTGTCCGCTATGCAATGGCACGGGCGTATTGATCACTCCAGGCAAATTTGGTGCGGTGTATCAAACCTGCCCCTACTCTGGATTGTCTGGCAAACTCACTTGCGACGAATACAATCAGTATTTGAGAGGCGAACTGGAGAAGAAAAAAGTAGATTAA
- a CDS encoding CBS domain-containing protein, whose product MVKNYKGAQITKEDTIETQPVSVSDYMSTRLITFHPDQSIMEVVEQLLKHKISGAPVVNDQKELCGIISEGDCLKEVVKGKYHNHPIMDGKVSDHMAKNVITIHPGLNIFEAAQMFLEKKIRRFPVLDETGKLVGQISQKDIMRAVQNIKSENWR is encoded by the coding sequence ATGGTAAAAAATTATAAAGGAGCACAAATCACAAAAGAAGACACGATAGAAACACAACCCGTCTCGGTGAGTGATTATATGTCTACGAGACTCATCACCTTTCACCCTGATCAGTCGATCATGGAGGTAGTGGAGCAACTACTCAAACACAAAATTTCAGGGGCACCTGTGGTCAATGACCAAAAAGAACTCTGTGGTATAATATCAGAAGGGGATTGTCTGAAGGAAGTGGTAAAAGGCAAGTACCATAACCACCCCATCATGGACGGTAAAGTGAGCGATCATATGGCAAAAAACGTGATCACCATTCATCCAGGTCTAAACATCTTTGAGGCTGCTCAAATGTTTTTGGAGAAAAAAATCAGACGATTTCCCGTACTAGACGAAACTGGCAAGCTCGTAGGGCAAATCAGCCAAAAAGACATCATGAGAGCGGTACAAAACATAAAAAGCGAGAACTGGAGATAG
- a CDS encoding prephenate dehydratase, giving the protein MEIGIQGVEGSFHNEAASAYFEGKEIKIQPFHDFRSLAQAINAKQLDYGVMAIENTIAGSILPNYALINEYDLKITGEIYTRIEMTLIAHKGKTAADLDQVFSHPMALLQCADFLADYPQIKLTEYDDTADSVRMIRDKQLLNAGAIASKRAAELFNMEILNTNIETNKKNYTRFLIMKSRMNGQDHKPQKASLRVITKHDPGSLADVLQIFKLHGINLTKIQSMPILGKPYQYAFNIDVVWEDYDNYKDALHALNSKVELVKVHGEYIKGNIPTV; this is encoded by the coding sequence ATGGAAATAGGCATACAGGGGGTAGAGGGATCATTTCACAACGAAGCGGCTAGTGCATACTTCGAAGGCAAAGAAATCAAGATCCAACCATTTCATGACTTCCGGTCTTTGGCTCAGGCAATCAATGCCAAGCAGCTCGACTATGGAGTGATGGCTATAGAAAATACCATCGCTGGGAGCATCTTGCCCAACTATGCCTTGATCAACGAGTACGACCTAAAGATTACAGGTGAGATCTATACGAGAATAGAAATGACCTTGATTGCGCATAAAGGCAAGACAGCAGCAGATTTGGATCAGGTGTTTTCTCATCCGATGGCCTTGTTGCAGTGCGCAGATTTTTTGGCAGACTATCCGCAGATCAAGCTGACAGAGTACGATGATACCGCAGACAGTGTGCGCATGATTCGCGACAAGCAACTGCTGAACGCAGGAGCCATCGCCAGCAAAAGAGCAGCAGAGCTATTCAATATGGAGATATTGAATACCAATATAGAAACCAATAAGAAGAACTATACGCGTTTTTTGATTATGAAAAGCCGTATGAATGGTCAGGATCATAAGCCGCAAAAGGCATCTTTGAGAGTGATCACCAAGCATGATCCAGGATCATTGGCAGATGTGTTGCAGATATTCAAGCTCCATGGGATCAACTTAACAAAAATTCAATCTATGCCCATATTAGGCAAACCTTACCAATATGCATTCAATATTGATGTGGTATGGGAAGATTATGACAATTATAAAGATGCGCTTCACGCTTTGAATAGTAAAGTAGAATTGGTGAAAGTGCATGGAGAATATATAAAAGGAAATATACCAACGGTATGA
- a CDS encoding acyl-[acyl-carrier-protein] thioesterase yields the protein MDNDIYHHPFTVSSKDCTKHKTIKLPNLLDHMQEAAWANATSLGFSTIDLMEKGITWVMNRMRVEIHRLPSHKEHVKVETWPAGMDKYFTKRDFRVWGAQDELLVEATSNWLVMDIVTRKLIAIPEYIHEAKFVTDRNNVPPIADKVKYEQAKTTHTRAVQVSWFDIDLNDHVNNIKYYQWVLDSLGGEYLERHALKKIDITFKHEGKYGDAFVSKSYFDDSQKCWLHSLDHAQSGVAHAIAKSWFE from the coding sequence ATGGACAACGATATCTACCATCATCCCTTCACTGTTTCGTCAAAAGACTGTACCAAGCACAAAACCATCAAACTACCTAATCTGCTAGATCATATGCAGGAGGCTGCTTGGGCAAATGCTACGTCGCTGGGCTTTTCTACCATAGACCTGATGGAAAAAGGGATTACGTGGGTGATGAACCGGATGCGAGTAGAAATCCATAGACTGCCTAGTCATAAGGAGCACGTGAAAGTAGAGACTTGGCCAGCTGGGATGGATAAGTATTTCACCAAACGTGACTTTAGGGTCTGGGGTGCTCAGGATGAATTGCTCGTAGAGGCTACTTCCAACTGGCTGGTGATGGATATTGTTACTCGGAAGCTAATCGCCATTCCTGAATACATCCATGAGGCTAAATTTGTGACAGATAGAAATAATGTGCCTCCTATTGCCGATAAGGTGAAGTACGAACAGGCTAAGACTACACATACCAGAGCTGTTCAGGTGTCTTGGTTTGATATCGACCTCAACGATCATGTGAATAATATCAAATACTACCAATGGGTATTGGATAGCCTAGGGGGAGAGTACTTGGAGCGTCATGCGCTAAAAAAGATAGACATTACCTTCAAGCATGAAGGTAAATACGGAGATGCATTTGTGTCCAAGTCTTATTTTGACGATAGTCAAAAATGCTGGCTGCATAGCTTAGACCACGCACAGTCAGGTGTTGCTCATGCTATTGCTAAAAGCTGGTTTGAGTGA
- a CDS encoding bifunctional 3-deoxy-7-phosphoheptulonate synthase/chorismate mutase type II, which produces MDVNLTLSPLENWIEGLEQPLVISGPCSAESEEQVLETARQLKKYTNIKVLRAGIWKPRTRPGAFEGIGVVGLKWLKKAKEETGLLTAVEVATAEHVELALKFGVDILWVGARTTVNPFAVQEVADALRGYDVPVLVKNPINPDLQLWIGALERINQAGITKLGGIHRGFSPMSGSQYRNDPSWEIPIELKRIIPNLPIVCDPSHIAGNRTLIEPISQKAFDMQMNGIMIESHIDPDNALSDAKQQITPKTLAGILDRLIIREPNTENVDFELRLKELRSKIDKIDNELLEVMGARMQVAEEIAMHKKEHNITILQVGRYEEIMNDRVKKGKSVLLKEDFVKHLYELIHDNSIKRQTEIMNTENASGETA; this is translated from the coding sequence ATGGACGTAAATTTAACTTTATCCCCACTAGAAAATTGGATCGAGGGACTCGAACAACCACTAGTGATCTCTGGGCCTTGTAGTGCAGAAAGCGAAGAGCAGGTATTAGAAACTGCCAGACAATTGAAAAAATACACCAATATCAAAGTATTGAGAGCGGGTATTTGGAAGCCAAGAACTAGACCAGGTGCATTCGAAGGCATCGGTGTGGTAGGATTGAAGTGGTTGAAAAAAGCCAAAGAAGAAACTGGTTTGCTAACTGCTGTAGAGGTAGCTACTGCTGAGCACGTAGAGCTAGCATTGAAATTCGGTGTAGACATCCTTTGGGTAGGTGCTCGTACGACTGTGAATCCATTCGCAGTGCAGGAAGTAGCCGACGCTTTGAGAGGTTATGACGTGCCAGTATTGGTGAAAAACCCAATCAACCCAGACCTACAATTGTGGATCGGTGCATTGGAGAGAATCAACCAAGCAGGAATCACCAAACTAGGAGGTATCCACAGAGGCTTCTCGCCAATGAGTGGTTCGCAGTACAGAAATGATCCATCATGGGAGATTCCGATCGAGTTGAAAAGAATCATTCCTAACCTACCTATCGTTTGTGATCCAAGTCACATCGCAGGCAACAGAACATTGATCGAGCCGATTTCTCAAAAGGCATTCGACATGCAAATGAACGGGATCATGATTGAGTCTCACATCGACCCAGACAATGCTTTGAGTGATGCTAAACAGCAAATCACACCTAAGACATTGGCAGGTATCTTGGATCGATTGATCATCAGAGAGCCAAACACTGAGAACGTTGATTTCGAATTGAGATTGAAAGAATTGAGATCTAAAATCGATAAAATCGACAACGAATTACTCGAAGTAATGGGTGCTAGAATGCAAGTAGCTGAGGAAATAGCGATGCATAAAAAAGAGCACAACATCACCATCTTGCAAGTAGGTAGATACGAAGAGATCATGAACGACAGAGTGAAGAAAGGCAAGAGCGTATTGTTGAAAGAAGATTTTGTGAAGCATTTGTACGAATTGATTCACGACAACTCTATCAAGAGACAAACAGAAATTATGAACACAGAAAACGCATCAGGAGAAACTGCCTAA
- a CDS encoding prephenate dehydrogenase: MIVSIIGLGLIGGSVALKLKKSGFADQVIGVDLNDEHADMAKKMGLVDDCLVLPQALSIADLVILAIPVDSIRKLLPSVLDRIDERTTVIDLGSTKSGICEAVLGHPNRKNFVAAHPIAGTENSGPEAAFDSLFDGKTGIICDADESQQASFLLAKACLEALDMHVVEMGSKSHDLHIAYVSHLSHISSFVLGQTVLEIEKDEATIFNMAGSGFESTVRLAKSSPQMWAPIFKQNQKHISASLGAYIENLQAFKNMIDSGEEDAMIDCMKNANDIRRVLDGINDKSNKKETLNQII, encoded by the coding sequence ATGATCGTATCTATTATTGGCTTGGGATTGATCGGAGGATCAGTAGCCTTGAAGCTCAAAAAGAGTGGATTTGCAGATCAGGTGATCGGAGTAGACCTCAATGATGAACATGCGGACATGGCCAAAAAAATGGGGCTCGTGGACGATTGTTTGGTCTTGCCTCAGGCATTGTCGATTGCCGATTTGGTGATACTAGCCATTCCGGTAGACTCGATTAGAAAACTGCTGCCTAGCGTGCTGGATCGTATTGATGAGCGTACGACAGTCATCGACTTGGGTTCTACCAAAAGCGGTATTTGTGAGGCGGTCTTGGGTCATCCCAATAGGAAAAACTTTGTGGCGGCTCACCCCATCGCTGGTACAGAAAACTCTGGGCCAGAGGCGGCGTTTGATTCGCTATTTGACGGAAAAACAGGCATCATTTGTGATGCAGATGAAAGCCAGCAAGCATCATTCTTATTGGCAAAAGCCTGCTTGGAAGCGCTCGATATGCATGTGGTGGAGATGGGTAGCAAGTCGCATGATCTGCACATTGCCTATGTCTCTCACCTGTCGCACATCAGTTCGTTTGTCTTGGGACAAACCGTACTGGAGATCGAAAAGGATGAAGCCACTATTTTCAATATGGCAGGTAGTGGATTTGAATCTACCGTGCGACTAGCGAAAAGCTCACCTCAGATGTGGGCGCCAATATTCAAGCAAAATCAAAAACATATCTCAGCCTCGCTGGGAGCGTATATAGAAAATTTACAGGCATTCAAAAATATGATTGACAGTGGCGAAGAAGATGCCATGATCGATTGCATGAAAAACGCCAATGACATTCGACGCGTGTTGGATGGAATCAATGACAAATCGAATAAAAAAGAAACACTGAATCAAATTATTTAA
- a CDS encoding DUF4340 domain-containing protein: MKKLSNIKLISVLVALCLIYFVVDFTGGKSKSKSLKSELVSIDTAKVTQIYVDGARGKQVQLDRVQGEWELTLPNDKKVLASPSAVDNALFALNSIKPSRIATKSEAKWKDYQVDSTGTRVKVFEGGDQTLDLVIGRFGMEGQRAYHTYVRLYDDKEVYVAKDFMGFSVSADPSAYRDQVLARINKDSVASITFNYQADSSFRLERVGTAWQVNGEPADSAVVAKYLGGLNYVSGKEYMDEENKLTVPVMSAAVDMNDGYTVLFDGYQLEDEWVFHSSTNESGYFKDMAILDKVFVGKSELK; the protein is encoded by the coding sequence ATGAAGAAATTATCTAATATCAAATTAATAAGCGTGTTGGTGGCCTTGTGTCTAATCTACTTCGTTGTAGACTTTACGGGAGGAAAAAGTAAAAGCAAATCACTAAAGTCAGAATTAGTATCTATAGATACGGCCAAGGTGACCCAAATCTATGTAGATGGAGCCAGAGGTAAACAGGTGCAATTAGATCGAGTACAAGGGGAATGGGAGCTTACCCTGCCCAATGACAAAAAGGTATTGGCCAGTCCTAGTGCGGTAGATAATGCACTTTTTGCTTTGAATAGCATCAAGCCGTCGAGAATAGCAACCAAATCAGAAGCCAAATGGAAAGACTACCAAGTGGACTCGACGGGCACTAGGGTGAAAGTTTTTGAAGGAGGGGACCAAACTTTGGATCTAGTGATTGGCCGGTTTGGAATGGAAGGTCAGCGAGCATACCATACCTATGTGAGGCTCTACGACGACAAAGAAGTATATGTAGCCAAGGATTTTATGGGCTTTTCAGTTTCGGCAGATCCTTCAGCTTATAGAGATCAAGTATTGGCGAGAATCAACAAAGATTCTGTGGCATCGATTACTTTTAATTATCAAGCTGACTCATCGTTTAGACTGGAGCGAGTAGGGACTGCATGGCAAGTCAATGGTGAGCCAGCCGATTCGGCGGTTGTTGCCAAATATTTGGGAGGACTCAATTATGTGTCGGGCAAAGAGTATATGGACGAAGAAAACAAATTGACCGTGCCAGTCATGTCGGCTGCTGTAGATATGAATGATGGTTATACCGTCTTGTTTGATGGTTATCAGTTAGAGGATGAGTGGGTGTTTCACTCGTCTACCAATGAGTCTGGTTATTTCAAAGACATGGCTATTTTAGACAAAGTTTTTGTTGGGAAGTCGGAGTTGAAATAA
- a CDS encoding ABC transporter permease, which produces MNKIWIIARRELASFFDSLIAYVIIIMFLGFTGFFTWLTGNNVFLMGQASLQVFFQIGFWTLFFFIPALTMKMLAEETRSGTIELLSTKAISDWEIVVGKFVACLLLVIIALTCTIPYYATVSQLGSIDHGAVVGGYLGLVLLSAGYISIGLFASSITNNQIVAFLIALLIGVFFHLLFDIMGFSLRGAAGQVLNYLSMRTHFDSLSRGVIDSRDLIYFFSVISIGLTFAQAMLSRRNWQS; this is translated from the coding sequence ATGAACAAAATTTGGATTATCGCAAGGAGAGAACTGGCCTCATTTTTTGATTCGTTGATTGCCTATGTAATCATCATTATGTTTTTGGGGTTTACTGGTTTTTTTACTTGGCTCACAGGCAATAATGTCTTTCTAATGGGGCAGGCTAGCTTGCAAGTGTTTTTTCAGATCGGATTCTGGACATTGTTTTTCTTCATTCCAGCATTGACCATGAAGATGCTAGCCGAAGAAACGCGTTCGGGTACGATAGAACTACTCAGTACCAAAGCCATTTCTGATTGGGAAATAGTAGTGGGCAAGTTTGTAGCCTGCTTACTGCTGGTCATTATCGCGCTTACATGTACCATTCCTTATTATGCTACGGTGAGCCAGCTTGGGTCTATAGATCATGGAGCTGTAGTGGGGGGCTATTTGGGCTTGGTGCTGCTTTCGGCTGGCTATATCAGCATTGGATTATTTGCCAGTTCAATCACCAACAACCAGATCGTAGCCTTTCTTATTGCACTATTGATTGGTGTTTTCTTTCACTTGCTTTTCGACATCATGGGTTTTAGCCTGAGAGGAGCAGCAGGGCAGGTGCTCAACTACCTAAGCATGCGGACACATTTCGACTCGCTGTCTCGAGGGGTGATCGATAGTCGAGATCTGATTTATTTCTTTTCGGTCATAAGTATAGGACTCACCTTCGCACAGGCTATGCTTTCCAGAAGAAATTGGCAATCCTAA
- a CDS encoding GldG family protein: MKKNTVIIRLMVFALILVVINMISSKLYFRLDFTEDQRYTLSKATDDILTNLDDVITVKAYFSEDLPTQLISNRQDFEDLLLEYENRSKGNIVYEFISPNESEELEAEAQQNGIQPVIINVSEKDQVQQLKAYMGAVLLKGDQKEIISVVQPGVDMEYSLTTSIKKLSVTDKPKVALLQGHGEPIIQEVSQLAQQLSVLYEVETINLTEKTEVPSYVRTLAIINPSDTISAIEFSRIDQFMSQGGAVFVAYSNMNGDLQSGRLSKGADIGLEAWLRGKKVNLGSQFVVDAQSGSVTVQQNNGMFTYRSQIKFPYFPLVNDFPEHPTTNGLEALMLPFVSGVSYTGNDSTVSYSPLLLTSEMSGLAPTPSGVDIQKKWTQNDFREGPQTLAVALEGALAGNQLSKLIVVANGQFVVNGNPPQQISEDNVNFASNAIDWLSDDTGLIELRTKGITNRPLESVEDSAREMLKYGNVLIPILLVLIYAFIRRQQYKSKKQQWMEGNF, from the coding sequence ATGAAGAAAAATACTGTAATAATCAGGTTGATGGTGTTTGCACTCATTTTAGTAGTGATAAACATGATTTCTTCTAAGCTGTATTTTCGATTGGATTTTACCGAAGATCAGCGTTATACGTTGAGTAAGGCTACGGACGATATTTTGACCAATTTGGATGATGTTATCACTGTTAAGGCCTATTTTTCAGAAGACTTGCCTACGCAATTGATCAGTAATAGGCAGGACTTTGAAGATTTGCTCCTTGAGTATGAGAATAGGAGTAAGGGCAATATTGTTTATGAATTTATCAGCCCCAACGAAAGTGAAGAACTAGAGGCAGAAGCTCAGCAAAACGGCATTCAGCCTGTTATTATCAATGTGTCTGAAAAAGATCAGGTACAGCAGCTCAAGGCTTATATGGGAGCGGTACTTTTGAAAGGTGACCAAAAGGAAATTATATCGGTGGTACAGCCTGGGGTGGATATGGAGTACAGTTTGACAACATCGATCAAAAAACTGTCTGTCACGGACAAACCTAAAGTTGCTTTGTTGCAAGGGCATGGGGAGCCGATTATACAAGAGGTGTCTCAATTGGCACAGCAGCTATCGGTGCTATATGAGGTAGAAACGATCAATTTGACTGAAAAAACAGAGGTGCCTTCCTACGTGAGAACACTCGCTATCATCAATCCTAGTGACACGATTTCGGCTATTGAGTTTTCTCGGATCGACCAATTTATGAGTCAAGGAGGAGCCGTGTTTGTAGCCTATTCTAATATGAATGGAGATCTTCAAAGTGGTCGCTTGAGCAAAGGTGCGGACATTGGTTTGGAGGCTTGGCTAAGAGGTAAAAAAGTGAATTTAGGTAGCCAGTTTGTAGTAGATGCTCAGAGCGGTTCGGTCACTGTTCAGCAAAACAATGGGATGTTTACTTATAGGTCACAAATCAAATTTCCTTATTTTCCTTTGGTAAATGATTTCCCAGAACACCCCACAACAAATGGTTTGGAGGCTTTGATGTTGCCTTTCGTGAGTGGAGTTAGTTATACAGGCAATGACTCTACAGTATCTTATAGCCCATTATTGCTGACCTCGGAGATGTCTGGTCTAGCCCCGACACCATCTGGTGTAGATATACAAAAAAAATGGACACAAAATGATTTTAGAGAAGGACCACAGACCTTGGCAGTGGCACTAGAAGGGGCCTTGGCTGGCAATCAATTGTCGAAATTGATTGTGGTGGCTAACGGTCAATTTGTTGTCAACGGCAATCCACCACAGCAAATCAGTGAGGATAATGTTAACTTCGCTTCCAATGCCATCGATTGGTTGTCTGATGATACAGGGTTGATCGAATTGCGAACCAAAGGCATTACCAATAGGCCGCTAGAATCAGTAGAAGATAGCGCCAGAGAAATGCTCAAATACGGTAACGTACTCATACCGATCTTACTTGTACTCATCTATGCGTTTATTCGCAGGCAGCAATACAAAAGCAAAAAACAACAATGGATGGAAGGAAATTTTTAA
- a CDS encoding pyridoxal phosphate-dependent aminotransferase, which yields MIEVANRIAEVKEYYFSKKLDEIREMNARGCDVINLGIGSPDLPPAKQVTDKLVQSASQPHTHAYQSYRSIPELRSAISDFYSRHYDVQLNSATEVLPLLGSKEGVMYISMAFLNPGDTVLIPNPGYPAYRTAADMMGAKAVYVDLKEENSWFPDLENLDPEVLTSAKMMWVNYPNMPTGQKASAEMFVKLAAFAQKHNILVVNDNPYSFILNDQPMSLLSASGAMENCLELNSMSKAFNMAGWRVGMVCGREEYVNAILRVKSNVDSGMFKPVQEAAVEALNLPDSWFDEVNLEYAQRRKLAERILDILGCTYDAKQSGMFVWAKIPVGQKSEDFIEEVLQERFVFITPGTIFGSNGEGYVRISLCANKEMFNTAIERLEMVKA from the coding sequence ATGATAGAGGTAGCAAATAGAATTGCGGAAGTAAAGGAATATTACTTCTCCAAAAAACTCGACGAGATCAGAGAGATGAATGCTCGTGGCTGTGATGTGATCAACCTAGGGATTGGTAGTCCTGATTTGCCACCTGCCAAGCAGGTGACGGACAAATTGGTACAAAGTGCCAGTCAGCCCCATACACATGCTTACCAGTCGTATCGTTCTATTCCAGAACTGAGAAGCGCCATATCGGACTTCTACAGCAGGCATTACGATGTGCAATTAAATAGTGCCACCGAGGTGCTGCCGCTCTTGGGGTCGAAGGAAGGCGTTATGTACATCTCCATGGCTTTTTTAAACCCTGGAGACACCGTTTTGATACCTAATCCTGGCTATCCTGCGTACCGTACGGCAGCAGATATGATGGGAGCAAAGGCCGTATATGTTGATCTGAAAGAAGAAAATAGCTGGTTTCCTGACTTGGAAAACCTAGATCCAGAAGTATTGACTTCTGCCAAAATGATGTGGGTGAACTACCCCAATATGCCTACTGGACAAAAGGCTTCTGCAGAGATGTTTGTGAAGTTGGCCGCGTTTGCGCAAAAGCACAACATCCTTGTGGTGAATGACAATCCATACAGTTTCATTCTCAACGATCAACCCATGAGCTTGCTGTCGGCATCAGGTGCGATGGAAAACTGCCTAGAGCTCAACTCCATGAGCAAGGCCTTCAATATGGCTGGTTGGAGAGTAGGTATGGTTTGCGGACGCGAAGAATATGTGAATGCCATCTTGAGAGTAAAGTCAAATGTGGATTCGGGGATGTTCAAGCCTGTACAAGAAGCGGCTGTGGAGGCACTCAATTTGCCTGATTCGTGGTTTGATGAGGTGAATTTAGAATATGCTCAGCGTAGAAAATTGGCAGAACGAATCTTAGATATACTGGGTTGTACCTATGACGCTAAGCAGTCTGGCATGTTTGTGTGGGCAAAAATACCAGTAGGTCAAAAGAGTGAAGATTTTATAGAAGAGGTTCTACAAGAGCGTTTTGTGTTTATCACACCAGGAACCATCTTTGGGTCTAATGGCGAAGGATATGTGAGAATATCGCTTTGCGCCAATAAAGAAATGTTTAATACAGCCATCGAAAGGCTAGAAATGGTAAAGGCATGA
- a CDS encoding ATP-binding cassette domain-containing protein yields MSIVIENLTKKYGEQKAVNNISFEIKTGEVVGFLGPNGAGKSTTMKMITCYMSPSAGDVRLDNRSILDQPEEVKKKIGYLPENNPLYTDMPIVEYLRFAAEIQGVAKSKISSRIAEMIEMCGLGLEKHKKINELSKGYRQRVGLAQAMIHDPEVLILDEPTTGLDPNQIIEIRKLIKKLGKEKTVILSSHILSEVEATCDRILIINRGRIVADGSSETLRKQSQGQELLTVQIEATNDEVKKELLGLATVESVTPVDGKSGYFTVQSKPDHASRKAIFDLCVSKKWYLMEMTGIETQLEDVFRDLTN; encoded by the coding sequence ATGTCGATAGTAATTGAAAATCTGACCAAAAAGTACGGAGAACAAAAAGCAGTAAACAACATCTCGTTTGAGATTAAGACGGGAGAGGTAGTTGGTTTTTTAGGCCCTAATGGTGCTGGGAAAAGTACTACCATGAAGATGATCACCTGCTATATGTCTCCTAGTGCTGGGGATGTGAGATTAGACAATCGGTCTATTTTGGATCAGCCCGAAGAAGTAAAGAAAAAGATTGGCTACCTGCCAGAAAACAACCCACTTTATACTGATATGCCTATTGTAGAGTATCTGAGGTTTGCCGCAGAGATACAGGGCGTAGCAAAATCCAAAATCTCTTCTCGAATTGCCGAAATGATCGAGATGTGTGGTTTGGGGTTGGAAAAGCATAAAAAAATAAATGAGCTCTCAAAAGGATATAGACAACGAGTAGGGTTGGCGCAAGCCATGATACATGATCCCGAAGTGCTCATTTTGGATGAGCCTACCACAGGGTTGGATCCCAATCAGATCATCGAAATCAGAAAGTTGATCAAGAAATTAGGGAAAGAAAAAACAGTGATATTGAGTTCGCACATTCTTTCAGAAGTGGAGGCTACTTGTGATCGTATTTTGATTATCAATAGAGGAAGAATTGTGGCAGACGGTTCGTCGGAGACTTTGCGAAAACAATCACAAGGTCAGGAATTGCTGACCGTGCAGATAGAAGCCACCAACGACGAAGTGAAGAAGGAACTCCTCGGTCTAGCTACGGTAGAATCAGTGACACCCGTAGACGGCAAATCGGGGTATTTTACTGTACAGAGCAAGCCTGATCATGCTTCCAGAAAAGCCATTTTCGATTTGTGCGTAAGCAAAAAATGGTACCTGATGGAAATGACTGGCATTGAGACACAGTTAGAAGATGTATTTAGAGATTTGACGAACTAA